Proteins from a genomic interval of Ramlibacter algicola:
- a CDS encoding 3-deoxy-7-phosphoheptulonate synthase, with translation MTVPSTTATEAWYARPPFDKTSETDDERIKDITVLPPPEHLIRFFPIRGTAVESLIQQTRRRIHNIMAGEDDRLLVVIGPCSIHDPGAALDYARKLKELRAKYADSLEIVMRVYFEKPRTTVGWKGLINDPYLDESYRIDEGLRIARQLLIEINRLGLPAGSEFLDVISPQYIGDLIAWGAIGARTTESQVHRELASGLSAPIGFKNGTDGNIRIATDAIQAAARGHHFLSVHKNGQVAIVQTNGNRDCHVILRGGKAPNYDAASVATACRELEASKLNPRLMVDCSHANSSKQHDKQLDVARDIAGQIAGGSRSVFGVMVESHLQAGAQKFTPGKDDPTRLEYGKSITDACLGWSDSTELLEVLSRAVHARRAT, from the coding sequence ATGACCGTCCCGTCCACCACCGCCACCGAGGCCTGGTATGCGCGTCCGCCCTTTGACAAGACCAGCGAGACCGACGACGAACGCATCAAGGACATCACCGTGTTGCCGCCCCCCGAACACCTGATCCGCTTCTTCCCGATCCGCGGCACCGCGGTCGAATCGCTGATCCAGCAGACGCGGCGGCGCATCCACAACATCATGGCGGGCGAGGACGACCGGCTGCTGGTCGTCATCGGCCCCTGCTCCATCCACGACCCCGGCGCCGCGCTCGACTACGCGCGCAAGCTGAAGGAGCTGCGTGCGAAGTACGCGGACTCGCTGGAGATCGTGATGCGTGTCTATTTCGAGAAGCCGCGCACCACGGTCGGCTGGAAGGGCCTGATCAACGACCCTTACCTGGACGAGAGCTACCGCATCGACGAAGGCCTGCGCATCGCGCGCCAGCTGCTGATCGAGATCAACCGCCTGGGCCTGCCGGCGGGCAGCGAGTTCCTCGACGTGATCTCGCCGCAGTACATCGGCGACCTGATCGCGTGGGGCGCGATCGGCGCGCGCACGACGGAAAGCCAGGTGCACCGCGAACTCGCGTCGGGCCTGTCGGCGCCCATCGGCTTCAAGAACGGCACCGACGGCAACATCCGCATCGCCACCGATGCCATCCAGGCCGCGGCGCGCGGCCACCACTTCCTGTCGGTGCACAAGAACGGCCAGGTCGCCATCGTGCAGACCAACGGCAACCGCGACTGCCACGTGATCCTGCGCGGCGGCAAGGCGCCCAACTACGACGCTGCCAGCGTCGCCACGGCCTGCCGCGAACTGGAAGCCAGCAAGCTGAACCCGCGCCTGATGGTCGACTGCAGCCATGCCAACAGCAGCAAGCAGCATGACAAGCAGCTGGACGTCGCGCGCGACATCGCCGGGCAGATCGCCGGCGGGTCGCGCAGCGTGTTCGGCGTGATGGTCGAAAGCCATTTGCAAGCCGGCGCCCAGAAATTCACCCCCGGAAAAGACGACCCGACCCGCCTGGAGTACGGCAAGAGCATTACTGACGCCTGCCTGGGGTGGTCCGATTCCACGGAACTGCTGGAGGTGCTGTCGCGTGCCGTCCACGCGCGCCGCGCCACCTGA
- a CDS encoding formate dehydrogenase subunit gamma, which yields MKRLLASLLLLVMCAVTTAAVPDKDAVPAYAEEQTILQQEQGYPEPGLQDFASGRQHMDRHWIVPIGRDPESNVILQRGGNTWRTIRNGPLALAAGTILLLASLAVLGLWGLGVKAEEPPQTGRRLVRFSRWQRWVHWTTAISFIVLAVTGLLILFGKKLLIPLIGHDAFSWIAVISKYVHNVAGPFFVLCTLVMFATFVHHNFFERADWHWVRTAGGLLSRERHPPAPYFNAGEKAWFWGGVVLLGLVMSVTGLVLDFVIADQTRYLLQIANYLHLGAGALYMAAALGHIYIGTVGTPGAYDAMREGTVDEGWAREHHALWLERTQR from the coding sequence ATGAAACGCCTTCTGGCGTCGCTCCTGCTGCTGGTCATGTGCGCGGTGACGACGGCGGCGGTTCCCGACAAGGACGCCGTTCCCGCTTATGCCGAGGAGCAGACCATCCTGCAGCAGGAGCAGGGCTACCCCGAACCCGGCCTGCAGGACTTCGCGTCCGGCCGGCAGCACATGGACCGGCACTGGATCGTTCCGATCGGGCGCGACCCGGAGTCCAACGTCATCCTGCAACGCGGCGGCAACACGTGGCGCACCATCCGCAACGGCCCGCTGGCACTGGCGGCCGGCACGATCCTGCTGCTGGCATCGCTGGCGGTGCTGGGCTTGTGGGGCCTGGGCGTGAAGGCGGAGGAGCCGCCGCAGACGGGTCGGCGCCTGGTGCGCTTCTCGCGCTGGCAGCGCTGGGTGCACTGGACGACGGCGATCAGCTTCATCGTGCTGGCGGTGACCGGGCTGCTGATCCTGTTCGGCAAGAAGCTGCTGATCCCCTTGATCGGCCACGACGCGTTCTCGTGGATCGCGGTCATCTCGAAGTACGTGCACAACGTCGCCGGGCCGTTCTTCGTGCTGTGCACCCTGGTGATGTTCGCGACCTTCGTGCACCACAACTTCTTCGAGCGCGCCGACTGGCACTGGGTCCGCACCGCGGGCGGGCTGCTGTCGCGCGAGCGGCATCCGCCGGCGCCGTATTTCAACGCCGGCGAGAAGGCGTGGTTCTGGGGCGGCGTGGTGCTGCTGGGGCTGGTGATGTCCGTCACCGGACTGGTGCTGGACTTCGTGATTGCCGACCAGACGCGCTACCTGCTGCAGATCGCCAACTACCTGCACCTCGGCGCCGGCGCGCTGTACATGGCGGCCGCCCTGGGGCACATCTACATCGGCACCGTGGGCACGCCGGGCGCGTACGACGCGATGCGCGAAGGCACGGTCGACGAAGGCTGGGCGCGCGAGCACCACGCGCTGTGGCTGGAAAGGACGCAGCGATGA
- a CDS encoding M1 family metallopeptidase: MHHAVHATQARLAAPLRLLRSFIAIVLLAAALPATAADRTPPEMRLGDDVKPTAYALTLRIDPRTEPFTGRVAIDVDLARPLDFFWVHGTRLAVTRAVLETSAGEIAATASAAGEDFIGVQLQRQAPAGLAVLRMEFNGRLSSTASRGLFRQQDLGEWYAFSQFEATNARRAFPSFDEPHWKTPWTLTLEVPRGDKAVSNTPEAARTTVDAQWDAVRFATTRPLPSYLVALGVGPFEIVDGGRAGRQQTPLRYVVPKGRAGEVGFAREATPRLLAMLEDYFGIAYPFEKLDSMAIPITLSFGAMENPGLITYRANFLIAPAEREDDRFRQTYASIGAHEMAHQWFGDLVTMRWWDDIWLNESFATWMADKIRSSFDPAWESGLRREASRQEAFEADRLPSTRQVRQPVRTRDDLATAFDRITYSKGGALLRMYEQRVGEVAFRDGVRRYLAQHAYGNATAEDFFAAIGATDPAVARSFSGFVHQPGLPLVDVQLDCDAHVPLLRLRQQRFLPGLRETTPQAWELPVCVRTDAGESCTLLKEQRGTMAPPGRLSNCPAWVLPNPAGTGYYLTRLQPGALAKLAAAPLQPLEAVALVREQTYLAASGAVPLDELLPLLAALARDPRAQVLAAVAEAAHSLHPALFTPPQRAQWPAWVREHFGAAARHIGWLPRDSDTDADRKLRLALLPLVTLEGQDPELSGQARQLARAWLGGDRKALRGQWREPLHAAARAGDDAFVDQVLGVLRDTRELKVREDLWGTLAYLPDDRLLARAFDAALAPGVDLRESMELFSEAAWQPQAAPAVLRFFAAHQAELAQRVPDEMQGRFPSLHANVCTPQERAEVARLYGPGSPTVPGRPRRLALALEEIDVCLRARGAH; the protein is encoded by the coding sequence TTGCACCACGCCGTCCACGCCACGCAGGCGCGCCTCGCCGCGCCGCTTCGACTCCTCCGCTCCTTCATCGCCATCGTCCTGCTGGCCGCGGCGCTGCCAGCGACAGCGGCCGACCGCACACCGCCCGAGATGCGGCTCGGCGATGACGTGAAGCCGACCGCGTACGCACTCACGCTGCGCATCGACCCGCGCACCGAGCCGTTCACCGGCCGCGTCGCGATCGACGTCGACCTGGCGCGTCCGCTCGACTTCTTCTGGGTGCACGGCACGCGCCTGGCCGTCACGCGTGCGGTGCTCGAGACCTCCGCCGGCGAGATTGCTGCCACGGCGTCGGCGGCGGGCGAGGACTTCATCGGCGTGCAGTTGCAGCGCCAGGCGCCCGCGGGACTTGCAGTGCTGCGCATGGAGTTCAACGGTCGCCTGTCGTCGACGGCGTCGCGCGGGCTGTTCCGGCAGCAAGACCTCGGCGAGTGGTACGCGTTCAGCCAGTTCGAAGCGACCAACGCACGCCGCGCCTTCCCGTCCTTCGACGAGCCGCATTGGAAGACGCCATGGACCTTGACGCTGGAAGTGCCCCGGGGCGACAAGGCCGTGTCCAACACGCCGGAAGCGGCGCGCACGACCGTCGATGCGCAGTGGGACGCCGTGCGGTTCGCGACCACCAGGCCGCTGCCCAGCTACCTGGTCGCGCTCGGCGTCGGCCCGTTCGAGATCGTCGACGGCGGCCGCGCGGGCCGGCAGCAGACGCCGCTGCGCTACGTGGTGCCCAAGGGCCGTGCGGGCGAGGTGGGCTTCGCGCGCGAAGCCACGCCGCGCCTGCTGGCGATGCTGGAGGACTATTTCGGCATCGCGTACCCGTTCGAGAAGCTGGACAGCATGGCCATCCCCATCACCCTGAGCTTCGGGGCGATGGAGAACCCGGGGCTGATCACGTACCGCGCGAACTTCCTCATCGCACCGGCCGAGCGCGAGGACGATCGCTTCCGGCAGACGTACGCCAGCATCGGCGCGCACGAGATGGCGCACCAGTGGTTCGGCGACCTGGTGACCATGCGCTGGTGGGACGACATCTGGCTGAACGAATCGTTCGCCACCTGGATGGCCGACAAGATCCGCAGCAGCTTCGATCCGGCGTGGGAGAGCGGGCTGCGCCGCGAAGCGAGCCGCCAGGAGGCGTTCGAGGCCGACCGCCTGCCCAGCACGCGCCAGGTACGCCAGCCCGTGCGCACGCGCGACGACCTGGCCACCGCCTTCGACCGCATCACCTACAGCAAGGGCGGCGCGTTGCTGCGCATGTACGAGCAACGCGTGGGCGAGGTGGCCTTTCGCGACGGCGTGCGGCGCTACCTCGCGCAGCACGCGTACGGCAACGCCACCGCGGAGGACTTCTTCGCCGCGATCGGCGCGACCGACCCGGCCGTGGCACGCAGCTTCAGCGGCTTCGTGCACCAGCCGGGGCTGCCGCTCGTGGACGTGCAGCTCGATTGCGATGCGCACGTGCCACTGCTGCGGCTGCGGCAGCAGCGCTTCCTGCCGGGCCTGCGCGAGACGACGCCGCAGGCCTGGGAATTGCCCGTGTGCGTGCGCACCGACGCCGGCGAGAGTTGCACGCTGCTGAAGGAACAGCGCGGCACGATGGCCCCGCCCGGCCGCCTGTCGAACTGCCCGGCGTGGGTGCTGCCCAATCCCGCCGGCACCGGCTACTACCTCACGCGGCTGCAGCCCGGTGCACTCGCCAAGCTCGCCGCCGCTCCGCTGCAACCGCTCGAAGCCGTCGCGCTCGTACGCGAGCAGACCTACCTGGCCGCGTCCGGCGCCGTGCCGCTCGACGAGTTGCTGCCCCTGCTGGCGGCCCTGGCCCGTGACCCGCGCGCGCAAGTGCTGGCGGCTGTCGCCGAGGCGGCGCACTCCCTGCACCCCGCCCTCTTCACGCCGCCGCAACGCGCGCAGTGGCCGGCCTGGGTGCGCGAGCACTTCGGTGCCGCGGCGCGACACATCGGCTGGCTGCCACGCGACAGCGACACCGACGCCGATCGCAAGCTGCGCCTCGCCCTGCTGCCGCTGGTGACGCTCGAGGGACAGGACCCCGAGTTGTCGGGGCAAGCGCGCCAGCTCGCGCGAGCCTGGCTCGGCGGCGACCGCAAGGCGCTGCGCGGCCAATGGCGCGAGCCGCTGCACGCTGCTGCGCGCGCCGGCGACGATGCGTTCGTCGACCAGGTGCTGGGTGTCCTGCGTGACACACGCGAACTCAAGGTCCGCGAGGACCTGTGGGGCACGCTCGCCTACCTGCCCGACGACCGCCTGCTCGCACGTGCGTTCGATGCCGCGCTGGCGCCTGGCGTCGACTTGCGCGAGTCGATGGAGCTGTTTTCCGAAGCGGCCTGGCAGCCGCAGGCGGCGCCTGCCGTGCTGCGCTTCTTCGCCGCCCACCAGGCCGAGTTGGCACAGCGCGTCCCGGACGAAATGCAGGGCCGCTTCCCGAGCCTGCATGCGAACGTCTGCACGCCGCAAGAGCGGGCCGAGGTCGCCAGGCTGTACGGCCCCGGATCGCCGACGGTGCCCGGCCGCCCCCGCCGGCTGGCGCTCGCGCTGGAGGAGATCGACGTGTGCCTGCGGGCGCGGGGCGCGCACTGA
- the fdh3B gene encoding formate dehydrogenase FDH3 subunit beta, which yields MAARMKFICDTERCIDCMGCVTSCKNENETPWGVNRRRVVTIGDGEPGEKSISVACMHCTDAPCMAVCPVDCFYHTEDGVVLHDKDMCIGCGYCYYACPFGAPQFPQTGAFNHRGKMDKCTFCAGGPEPDTSADEFRKYGRNRLAEGKLPVCAEQCGTKALLGGDANVIAEIYKHRVETRGYGPELWGWDLAYNPGKRGSITNKGDGPRENQVPNDTQNKPGKLPT from the coding sequence ATGGCCGCACGCATGAAGTTCATCTGCGACACGGAGCGCTGCATCGACTGCATGGGCTGCGTGACGTCGTGCAAGAACGAGAACGAGACGCCCTGGGGCGTCAACCGGCGCCGCGTGGTGACCATCGGCGACGGCGAGCCGGGCGAGAAATCGATCTCGGTCGCCTGCATGCACTGCACCGACGCGCCGTGCATGGCGGTGTGCCCGGTCGATTGCTTCTATCACACGGAAGACGGCGTGGTGCTGCACGACAAGGACATGTGCATCGGCTGCGGCTACTGCTACTACGCGTGCCCGTTCGGCGCGCCGCAGTTCCCGCAGACCGGCGCGTTCAACCACCGCGGCAAGATGGACAAGTGCACCTTCTGCGCCGGCGGGCCGGAGCCGGACACGTCGGCCGACGAGTTCCGCAAGTACGGGCGCAACCGGCTGGCCGAAGGCAAGCTGCCCGTGTGCGCCGAGCAGTGCGGCACCAAGGCGCTGCTGGGCGGCGACGCGAACGTGATCGCCGAGATCTACAAGCACCGGGTCGAGACGCGCGGCTACGGGCCCGAGCTGTGGGGCTGGGACCTGGCCTACAACCCCGGCAAGCGCGGCAGCATCACCAACAAGGGCGACGGCCCGCGCGAGAACCAGGTCCCGAACGACACGCAGAACAAGCCGGGGAAGCTGCCGACATGA